A section of the Hevea brasiliensis isolate MT/VB/25A 57/8 chromosome 17, ASM3005281v1, whole genome shotgun sequence genome encodes:
- the LOC131175263 gene encoding uncharacterized protein LOC131175263, whose amino-acid sequence MEVFMNDFSVYGINFDECLANLSKVLQRCEESNLVLNWEKCHFMVRESIVLCHLVSERGIKVDKAKIGIIEKVALPSSVKEVRSFLRHAGFYRKFIKDFSKIAKPLTNLLNQDVPFDFDDNCLIAFHRIKEALISAPIMQPLDWELPFEIICDTSDYAANYATTEKEFLAVVFAVDKFRSYLVGSKVITYTDHVAIWLKQEEFGESFDNLPIDDSFPDENLFAISQLPWYADIVNYLVCKNKWVEAIAIPTNDARVVVKFFKKNIFTRCGTLRAIISDGGSHFCNQQFETLLKKYGVTNKLAIPYHPQTSGQVKVSNRELKRILEKIVNRSKKDWSFKLDDALWAYRTAFKTPIRITPFRLVYGKSCHLPIELEQAHWAIQTLNFNLKVVIEKRLLQVDELEEIKQDAYENAKIFKDRTKSWHDNHITKKEINKGDFVLLFNSRLKLYQES is encoded by the exons atgGAAGTCTTTATGaatgatttttctgtttatggaatcAATTTTGATGAATgtttagctaatttatctaaagtGCTACAAAGATGTGAGGAATCAAATCTGgttctaaattgggaaaaatgccacttcatggtaagagagAGCATAGTCCTTTGTCATCTAGTTTCAGAAAgaggaataaaagtggacaaggcAAAAATTGGGATCATTGAAAAAGTGGCACTGCCTTCATCAGTCAAagaagtgcgaagctttttgagaCATGCGGGCTTCTACAGAAaattcatcaaggatttctccaaaatagctaagcctttAACTAATTTACTAAATCAAGATGTTCCTTTTGACTTTGATGACaattgccttattgcatttcacaGGATAAAAGAAGCATTAATTTCAGCACCAATTATGCAACCACTAGATTGGGAGCTGCCATTTGAAATAATATGTGATACAAGTGATTATGCA GCCAACTATGCAACCACAGAAAAAGAATTCTTAGCAGTTGTGTTTGCAGTTGACAAGTTCAGGTCTTACTTGGTCGGTTCCAAAGTCATTACCTACACAGACCATGTTGCAATTTG GCTCAAGCAGGAAGAATTTGGggagagctttgataatttgccaattgatgattccttTCCAGATGAGAACTTATTTGCAATTTCCCAACTCCCATGGTATGCTGATATTGTTAATTATCTTGTGTGCAAG aataaatgggtagaagcaatagctaTACCAACAAATGATGCCAGAGTGGTAGTTAAGTTCTtcaagaagaacatcttcacaagatgtgGCACACTAAGGGCAATCAttagtgatggaggaagtcacttctgtaatCAGCAATTTGAAACattattaaagaaatatggaGTGACAAATAAATTAGCAATACCTTaccatcctcaaaccagtggtcaagtgAAAGTTTCAAATAGGGAACTGAAGAGAATCCTTGAGAAAATAGTAAATCGCTCAAAGAAGGATTGGTCTTTCAAAttagatgatgcattatgggcCTACCGCACTGCATTCAAGACTCCCATTAGAATAACTCCCTTTCGCTTGGtttatgggaaatcatgccacctcccCATTGAGCTTGAACAGGCCCATTGGGCAATTCAAaccctaaattttaatttgaaagttGTTATAGAAAAGAGGCTTCTACAGGTTGATGAATTAGAGGAGATTAAGCAAGATGCCTAtgagaatgccaaaatcttcaaggacAGGACCAAAAGCTGGCATGACAATCACATAACCAAAAAAGAAATCAATAAAGGAGATTTTGTCTTGCTGTTTAACTCAAGGCTAAAGCTATACCAGGAAAGCTGA